Genomic window (Alnus glutinosa chromosome 9, dhAlnGlut1.1, whole genome shotgun sequence):
TTTTCCCTCCTCAACTTATCCCCGTCAAGCCCAATCCTATTCCTCAAGCCTTATAGTCCCCAGCCCGGCCCTCTATCCCCAAGCCTTTGGGTCTAGACTACCTCAACTTTGAGGGAAATGAACGTGAGAATTACACATATTTTAACTATATATCGATTTAATAGACCGAATCGAAGAAAATTTCACCATCTCAATTTCgaagaaaactttgttcttacaaaaaagaaatatattaagtAGGAAAGGAACTAAAGTTTATCTATGGTAGTCCAGCACTTGAGTTGGTGAAAATTAAGGCTCCtatggtggttttttttttttttttaattattattattattatatctaaATTGCTCCTATGGGGGTTGACCGGGTGAATAGCTTGGTCAGGGCTGGAGTCATGGATTTGGGGGTTGGTAGGTTATGGCAATTACTGCAAATATGAGAACTGAGAACACAAACACTGAGAAACACAGATTGCTTATCAGCTTTATCAGGTTCTGCCCAATGGGCTCAGCGCTTGGATCCGCCTCTTTCATGGGTTTGTCTTGAAAGTCTTGATCTTTCAAGAAAACCCCAAATACCCAGATCCCCCAAACCCCCTTAGTTTTTGTTACAGTGACCGATCAGATCTTGAAATCAGTGCAAGAAACACAAGTGGGTTTGTGAAAGAAACTAAAGAAGTGAGGAAATTGAAGTGGAAAGAGAGAATGGGGGTAAGCGCTTTTACTTACAGTTGAAAATGGGAGATCTATCTCTGGTGGGTCTCAGTAGAGCTGTGATGACTTTGTGTTTACTGATCTTTCTTCCTTCGTGCTAATTACATAGAGCCGTTTGTTCAGAGCATGTTTCAAGCTTTTCTTCCTTTGTTTAAAAGCCAAatgaaaggggggggggggcgttGGATTGTTGGATTGTCTACATCAGTGAGTTGGGTACCCCGTTactcttatcatgagcaagttGCCATGTCAGCGTGATATACAATTgcttttctcatttcttttttttttttttttaacccaaactACCTATTAAATATCGTAATGAAATTGCtaaaagaacaaagagaaaatTCACATATTTTATAACTAaagtaatgttacatattacACCTCATATTACTATATTGATGTGAGAGTGTTCGCCAATTCTTGAAttagttattattaaaaataaaataaaaatttaaaagttaatAAGCACTTCCACACTGGTCTAGCGAGAAAGAAGTGtaacatatagcattactcatataaataatttgatagagtaatgctattttttgTACTCATTATATACCAACTAACATGATTTCTTTTAGAGAAATACTTACAtctcaacacttttttttttctcaaaatttagtTTCAACTTGATGTGTCATAGTCCTACGAGATTgtgacatattttttaaaatgatagatCTTATGAGATTATAACATATTAGGTTAGaaccaaattctaaaaaaaaaaaagtgtttgaatgcgtatcatttctctttattttaagttatttcACTTTTACATTTTGtctccaaggggtagctcaatcggttggagaccacgtctcatgaagcggaggtcactaggtcgaatcccccctccccctcttgtgtagacatgtaaaaaaagaagaggttatttcacatgttaattaattaattttttttttttttaaaaaaacatcaaTTAATGTAAACTGTGTGTGATAAATGCGTAAAAAGAATAGTACTGTTCTCTTTGATATCAAAGCCTCTTAggctctttttttgttttttgagtaGATAACATGAGTCACCATATATTACTGAAGAACGCCTGAAGGGAATTACAGATAATAAAGGTACAAGACCTCATACACCCTAAGCCAGAAAAATCTGACTTAAAACACCCATCTAAACAACACACAAACATTACATGAACAACGTTTGAGCCACTCTTTACGTTTAAGCACAatctaaacaaataaaaaaatggctAATCTAGCTACTATGCCAACAAATAGTCCAATAACAATTGAGCATTACAAAGGCAGActataaacagaaaaacaaacaaaaaatccaaACAGAACTCAAATGAAATCGGCGTCGAGAAAATACTGTCACCGGAACCGGCGCATGTAAACACGCACATTCGCCGGGAATCTCCCTCTGTAGCAAACGGCCGCCAAAACCACCGATTTCCAACAATCGATCTCCACTATAGAGAAGCGCGTGTCATAAAAAACCCAACCAAATAACACAGACCTGACTCtaaaaaagacataaaaaaaagTATAGCAAAAAAAACTCACGAGAGACACACCTAGGCTCTTGGCAAATCAAATAAAGATATTTTCTTATTgacatttttgtcattgtgattTAACGTTAATCACAGAAGAAGTAGAACAATCAAAGCAATTAATTTATTCGGGAATACCGTCTTAGCTCTTACTTTTCTTAATGAATGACATAGAATTCTTTCGATTTgaagtaaaataaatatgagTTATTTTAAGgttaagtttaaattttataGATTATATGTTGTCACATAGTAAATTTGTTGCCACACCaattaaaattataagaaaaaatattttttttcacaacaCTTGCACaaggagaaatgctagacattcaaatactttttctttttttctttttcttttcagaatGTAGTTTCAACATAATGTATCACAATTCCAtgagatctattattttgaaaaatgtgaactaaattataaaaaaaaagtactgaaATGTTAAGCATTTCTTATGCATAATACAAGACACATGGGTCTGAGGTGGGTGGGACCCATTTATCTTGTATTGTGCATCAATCACAACTCAAATTATAAATGTTGCAACACcatatacattattaaatacaacaaaataaaatattgaaagtaAGAATAAATCTTTTCATTTACTTGAAATAAAAATGATCCTCATTTCTAATGAATGAGGGTAACTAAGGCTAATTTTATTGGGTGGACTGTGATTTCTTGCATAATTCTTGCAAGGCTAGGTTCATCTTAGTTAATCTTCTTCTCATATAGGTAGagacatttgttatttttgttattatttttatttttatattgtattaTAGGGTACATATATTACTATATtatatggacaaaaatttcctataaatcggtttgtaaaaaattttctacaacccacgtataagattgacatgtctCTCTTGGCAtgtaaaattgacatgtgtcatttaagcatatgagaatcacatgttttttttattgaagctatttctcacatgctattaaaacaaaatgtgcttttcacatgcttttttaatagcatcaataaaaaaatatgtgattcttacatgtttaaatgacacatgttatttttataCGTGGGTCGTAGGAAATTaaaccaatttgtaagaaatccctttgggtttgcgatttcaaaaagtacaatttaaaataacgattttagaatgtgcaatttgaaaaaagttatttttataaatgcaGCTAAGCTAAGCGtttagcaaaatcgcagtttaatatttaaaattacaaattaacctttaaaattcttcgttttcaaattacaattttaaaaaatacagttttcaaacaatttatattttacgatttggtttaaaattatacttattgtctatgaaGTCTCAATTCTAAACACACTCTAAATcggtttgttaaaaaattatgcGCATATTATATTGCTAACGTGACACGTTGACtaatttcatcaaaaaattttaacgaaattaACGTAGAGGgagttatttatatatttatatttttgcttACCTTAAAAGTAACTCTTCAGTCAAATTTATACCGCAAAAAGCCATTTCCAACCAATGCAACTCACACCACTTATCCACGTTATCCATTCAAACGCACAAATGGCTAGCCGTTTCAAATATTCAGTCTTTCTTGTATGGATAATTCAGAGGTTCACGTTCAGTCACAGACTTACACTTCACTGTCCCTCGTTATACTTACGAATTTTGCATCTTCTCTAGTTTGAGCTGTGAAAGAAGCAACCATGGAATCTTTGAAAGCGTCGTCTAATGTTCCTTCAGTTTACATCCGAACTACGGTTAGCAAAACCCAATTTAGAAAACCCATgttcttgaattttcattttaatcCAAGTCCCAGTTCTTCTTTCTCGTTAGTTGACAAAAACCAATCGAAGTTCAAGGTTTTTACCTCCATCTCATCCCCGGTTTCAACAGAACCCACAAACCCACCTGAGCCAGAGCTTGAAACTCGCAGTCAAGGTGAGAAATTTGATTGGTACGCACAGTGGTATCCACTAATGCCGGTCTGTGATCTGGACAAGAGGGCGCCGCATGCGAAAAAAGTGATGGGTCTTGATGTGGTTGTGTGGTGGGATAGAAATGAGAGTGCTTGGAAAGTGTTTGATGATACCTGTCCTCATAGGTTGGCTCCTCTGTCTGAAGGAAGGATCGATCAGTGGGGCAGGTTGCAGTGCGTGTACCATGGTTGGTGTTTTAATGGTTCTGGTGATTGCAAGTTCATCCCTCAAGCACCTCCTGATGGCCCTCCGGTAGTAACTCTTGATTGAAATCTCCACTGTTGGGAACTTGGGACAGTATTTTGCCAGTGCTTTTGCATGTTTTCTGATGCTTTTGAGTATATTTGTTAGGATTCTTGTCACATGAGTGCAAAACATGGAATCTGTTAATTTTATCCAACAGCTAGAGGCCTAATGTGAATATAAGTTCAATTATCTTTAACAAGGATAAAATGTGAACATTCATTTGCTCTTTATGATGGCTAactgttttctttcttgtcatcttttctgaagaaaaaaaaaacgaagagaaaaggaaagtgAAAAATTGTTCTTGAGTCTTGACCAGATGAAAGAGATCTAACCATAACTCGTCGGTAgttacatttttcttcttcatcttgtATGATTTCATCCATTTGTTGAATGTCTGTGAGGGATAAGGATTCGATGTAGCATTCAATTCTTAATAAATTACAGCAACATTTACCCTACTCCATTCTTGCTAGGAATGGCCCCTTTCACTTTCTAAAACGCTCTCTTACTTCACAGTTTTGTttgatcttattttattttctcatatAAATAGAAGGAACAATGTATGTCAATGTTGTATTCAGGAATTCCTTACAATGGAATATGAAATttggttatgtttacattgtgTAATTTTGCATCAATTGAAGATAGAGGATCTTACATTTAGCTCCACCTTTGTTCAAAAGTTCAAAAtacaattaattgtttttttaaaaatttatgacaGAATGGTTAGGATCCATGTTACTTTTTTGCATAACAAGGCGTCCAAAGAGTATTAGTCTTACTTGAAACTTCTAATCATTGCTGCAAAATGATAAGGACCTTGTAGTAGATCAATTACAAGAATGGGGTATAAGGAAGGAGACTCGCAAATCTCAGTTTTCCAGCTCTAACAAGACTGTTTACCAATTAAAAGCGGTTTATAAGGCATTATTACACCACAGATTCTACGTATTTACTTAAAAAGCACTGGACAATTGAGAATCAGCCATGTGAAGAACTATCAATAAGTGTCCCTAATGATATTATGCTCTTCATGTCCTATGGTCATTCCTTTTGTCtcttatccatctttcaatATTCTCCATTCCATTGGACTCTCCAATTCTTTGGATTGTTCCAGCACACTGCAGGTTGCTATTTATGATAACCTTGCATACAAGTAACCAGAAGATGAGATATAATTGCATTGTTCTTGTATCATTTATGTGTAATCTAATATTACAATGTTTGAAACTGAAGTGAAGCTTTCTTATGTTGTTCTCAAAGCAGTGCATGCCCCACGTTTCCAAATATTTATAGTTGTAATTAACCTTTCCAAATAATTATGCAGGTGCACACATTCAAGAAAGCATGTGTAGCTGCTTATCCAAGTACCGTGCAGCACGACATTGTTTGGTTTTGGCCAAACACTGATCCTCAATACAAAGATATTCTTGTGGAGAGAAAACCGCCTTACATCCCACAACTTGATGATCCTTCCTATACTAAATTAATGGGAAATAGAGATATTCCTTACGGGTGTGTTCTGTCACTACTTCTGATTTAAACTCACTTTAccaaacaaaatttcttttgtgGACCCCAGATACAACAGTTTTTCAAATGTGGCCCCCATAAAAACACTTCTCAATTTTCACCATTTTCAAAACTCTttttaaaacccaaaaccccaaatacttttcaaaacttTACCAAACCAACCCAGAGACTCCATTGTTTCTACTCATGTAACTATATGTGGCCTTATTTTCTGTTATATATTAAATAACTTTAGGCACATAATGTTGAATATAATGTATTCATATTTTGGCTAATTTCAGTAGAGATTGGATCCTCTTGCctgataaaattttcttattccttttcatttgcaaaaatatcataTGGAAGTTCTTCAAATGAATGTATTACTAGAAGCTGGGCATCTCTAATTcagggttttagtttttctctttattctttcACCTATTTTCTCTTGAGCAGATCTGATCGAGAGTATATTGATGTTGAATTTTCAGGTACGAGGTATTGATTGAAAATCTTATGGACCCTGCTCATGTTCCATATGCGCATACTGGAATTATGAAAACTCCACAACCCAAAAACAGATAAGAACTTTCTCATAATCCTTATTTCCATTCAATGTGTCATGTTCTCTTAATTTATAACTGAAATAAAGTTGCCTTCACAGTGAAGGCTGATAGAGAGGGGGGCAGACCGCTTGAATTGATGGTTAAAAGGTTAGACATCAATGGCTTCAATGCAAATCAGGAGTGGAGCTTAAGCAAATTTATTGCCCCGTGTGTGTTTTATGCTTATACTAACCCTTCGCCGAATCAAACTAATGGATCTGCATCATCAAGTGGAACTGAGAAGGTATTACTTTAGGTTGATCCATCGTGCATACTAAGCTGATCAACCAAAATTGGGAATtcctcctcccccccccccccccccctatttatttgttgttttttgtgttCTTAGTACTTCTATTTACGTAAATTTTGGTTAATGCAGAAAATGTCAGTGCAGCGGAAAtttgctttgatttttatttgtattccgGTTAGTCCAGGTAGTAGCAGACTGATATGGACCTTCCCAAGAAACTTTGGTATTTGGATTGATAAAGTTGTGCCACGATGGATGTTTCATGTGGGACAAAACCTGATTTTAGATTCTGATTTGTATCTTCTTCACGTTGAGGTGATTCCCATCTCTTATGTCATTGCATAGTTGTTTCATCTTTATAATCCGTTTATTCCATTACACATGACTTTTTACAAGTTACAAATCCAAGTCATTGGTAAGATCACCAGATCAACCATACTGAAATTCCAGGGTTCTGCTATTATGTAAGATCACATATAGGATATAACTTTCAATATAGTATAAACCCAACTTGCTTTCCTGATATAATTTGAGAGTGAAAAAGCCTTAATTCGAGCAACATATAGGAttttcttgtttaattttttgttggcAAGATTTGAACATAAGACTTAACCCAAACCCACCCTGCCCTTTACAACTTGAGGTAATGTCAAAGTTCTGGCCAAAGTCAATCAGCTCTTTTccttatgaaaataaaatgctggccttttctcacaaaactttagTTCGATGGTCATTTACTCTATGCTCAACTTATTAGTATAAAAACTTTTTTCAGTATTCATGCtttaagttattttatttaatttctttgttttcaagatGTATGCTTCATTTCCTTGGTAGCATTGCCACAAATTGAGTTCTGGACTCCTTATGGGCTCGAGCAACATCTTAATTGCTTAAGCCAAATAACCCATAAGAACTATCCTGGAGAAACACTTAAATGCTTGAAGCTGCTCCTTTCTTCCTCTTGTGCTGCAGTAGATTGACTGTATGACTCGTATCCTCATCTTGAGCAAATAGGGGGATTCCTTATGTATTTGAAATGAGACCTAGAATTCTGCTTCCTCTTTTGCGCAGAGATGATAAAATGCTCTAAAGTTATAGGTCCCCATGCTCAGGAGCCTTGTGTACAAGTGAACTTGATAGCTTCCTTCCTGATAAAATGGTGTTCCATTTATTTCCAAACAAATCAACCAGTTATCATGTGTTCCTTTCTGATGTCAACATTTGATTCTTCATTTATTAAGCTATATAGgatcttcattctttttttatttagctGTTAATGTCCTTGTCGTTGCTATTTAAATCAACTGAGTTTCCTGAATTGGAAATTGGAAATATATACTAGGTAGCACTTGTAGCCGTGAAAATCACTTCCCAATTCAATCGACTTTCACGGATTTATCTCTTGCTGCATTACTACAGTTCTTTACTATTATGATTATTTCATAAACACCGCACAGAGACGGttcaattttgaaatttctCAATCCTTGTAAATGTCTAATCAATCTAATGAAAACTTTTAGTAGATTGGATAGAAATTGTGACCGCTACACATTTTCCACTACAAAATTGTGATATACAACCCTGCTGTGATAGGTAACTTTGTTTCTTTCCCAGCAAAGCATTACTCTTTAGCTTAGTTTCCAgcaagaagagaagaaaataggTTGTTACTGCTGTTATTTATATGTATGATTACTACCAGTCACAAAAATAGAGACACTGAATAACGTTATAGTACATTTGATTAGTAACGTCTGACTCTTGAGTTCTTTCTATAGGAGCGTAAGATAATGGATGCCGGTCCTATCAACTGGCAGAAAGCTTGTTTTGTACCAACAAAGTCAGATGCTCTTGTGGTTGGATTTAGAAAATGGTTAAACAAGTATGCTGGTGGTCAAGTTGATTGGAGAGGCCGGTATAGTGGAGCTCTTCCTCAAACTCCTCCTAAAGAACAGCTGATGGACAGGTACTTCAGACAACTACAAATGTGGATTTGAGCTCCAATTTGATTCCAGTTTTTGACTCTGGAAAGtggtatcttttcttttcctcttagaTATTGAGAATGTTACTAGAGGACCAAAGATCTCTGCAGAAGCATAGAAGCTAAACCTGTTTCTCATTGCAACCACGAAACCATGATCCTTTACTTGGCCAAATATCATTCACAAACTATGCTTTACATCAAATCAGCTTACAAAATTATACTTGTTATAATGGCTTCAGACTACTTtgctcttgagaaaattttcCTCCAATTCCTCTAATAAgacaatctattaaattgacatttatcATTAGAGTACATGATTCTCGCATGCTCTAAGGACAGATTTCAGATTAATAGATTGAGTCAGAGAAATTTCCTCTAACCTAGTTTAGAGAAAAACTGTCCcgttcttttttttgaaaattggagGACACTGAAAGCAGAGAATGTTGTTTAAAATAAAGAAcattgttggagatgctcttagaaGATTTAGAAAGTTCCCACTCATATCAATACAATCATATTCCTCTTTTTTGTGTGGTGGTCCTTAGAACTAGCTGTCTCAATTATGAGAAATATCTCATCGAAAATCTTTTTCACAACGTTTTTCAGGTACAGGTCCCATGTGCTGAACTGCCGCAGTTGCAGTGTTGCATATAAAGGCCTCAATGTGCTTGAAGTTGTCCTCCAAATTGTCCCTATTGCTTTAATTGGGATTGTTGCTGTAGCCAAGCAGGGTGCAATGTCAGCAGCTGCGAGAACCACAATGGTATCAATGGCGGTGATATGCTATGCATCTTCAAGATGGTTGGCCCACTTCATTTACAAAAATTTCCATTTCCATGACTACAATCATGCTTTTCGCTGAGAATAGTCTCCCACATACCGTTTGGCCTTAAAAATCCCATATTCAGTAGTGTAAATGAGGCACTCAGCTTAATTGTatgtaaaagataaaaatatatttgcaCCATAAATATAATGCATCGCCTAAATAGGGTGAAATCAAGGGCTTGCATTCCTCTTCAAGCACACTTATCCAAATGTAAAAGGCAGAGCGCATAAAAATATATCagtcttatttttacttttagatGATAAATTCAGTTAGTGTGTTTATTGTTTAATTAGGAAAATGGATCAAATTTAACTTTATTATTTTAAGCAGTATGGTAATTCTGTTGTAAGGAGTGAGTGTGCTTGTGAAGAGCTTTAACAAGGAGAGGGTGAAAGGAAAACCTTACAAGTCTCTTTCGGAGCTTTGGGATGGAGAGATTTAGAATTGCATAAGAAAGCTTTTTATGGTTTAATGTTTTTTGGAGGgtgtttttttgagtttttgtttgaaaagttGATCTGACATGGCATAAATGTGAGAAAAGTTTCAAAGTGTTCTATATTTTAGATCGTTTGTCAacgtttttgttttgaaaataaaaaacaaaaaggagaagaaaaaaactttaacaaacagCCGGAGCTAAGGCCATTGTGTTTCCCAATCTATATGCAAATTGTCCGTGTCTACCTGttatttagaaattttttagaaattatggaggaatttgttaagttttaattgtttcaaaagtttaagccgatagaaaatggtaaatttaataatttaattaatactctattACTCCCATTCACGTGTAAGGTTAGACAACATTgactattttaattgaaatatgaataaataGCGAAGATGAAGTTTGAACTCACTAAACTTGTTAGATTATTAGCTCTATTATTCCACCAAACACCCATTAATGGCACTTCATTCCTCTACCATACCAGCCACACCAGCTCACTTCTCTCAAGTAGCAAAATCTCTTTAGTGGTGTTAAGTCACGAGCGAAGAATTTGTTGCACTCCAAGCCAATCAAACTTGGACTCTTTGCCCTCGTCCACCACTATTgaagaaaatttcaagaaaattttcttgaaatttcaCCAACTCAATTTCCAAGAAAATTTTGTTCTATCTTACGAAAAAGAAATATAGTTTATCTATGGTAGACCAGCACTTGAGTTGGTCAAAATTAAGGCTCCTATCTGGTCATTCTATAAGAGTTTACCAAATTCTTTCTGCTTACCATTTCAAACTTCAAATGCTTGTCAATCAAATATGACACATCCGTGAAAGATCTTTTAATATCTCTTTAACTTCCTACGCAAGATACAATATCTACTACGAACTTATGTATCTCCTTATCTTCCTTTGCAAGTCACAAATATTTACCGGGAAGAATCCATTTGACCTTGCAATTTCGCATGTTCATAAAtgcgtttttaaataaaattttgaaaattgtctCGTTTAAgggtgtttttaaaaaattactatttgaagATGGAGAAAACTATATGTtttcaaactgcaattttatcaGACGTTTAGATATGTAAGTTTAGAGACCGCAAAACTAAACCGACCGAAATTGAATAGATATGCTCACGAAGATCACATTGGGGATGAAAAAAGGGTATCATTTATTATCTAGTCATTGTCCATGTAGACCCGTTCTTAATTACATGTCTTCCAAGAAATCAGACAATTTTTTACGTTAAGCTTTTTTAATGCAGACCACATGCAACAAAATTTGCTTTTAATTTCCACCTACCTTCACCACGCGGTATGACGTGGTGATGAATATACTCATTCTGTGCTCCCTTTACTCGGTTTTCAAAAGGTACCTTCTCGCACAGGCTAAGGCTCAACCATTAGAAACGgagcatttgattttttttttgtttattttattattattattattattttggaaaaaaaaaaaaaagggtaattaTGTAAATCCTGCAACTTGTGACACGGTTTGGTAGATggagtttttcttcttctttttttttttttttttctcgaatatgggaaaaggaaaagaggatCAAACTACAAACCAGCCGAACCACAACGAAAATGGTagcaaaacacaaacacaaatagAGAACAATAAGCAATGGTAGTCATCTATAATTTTCACAAGAACCATAAACAAGCCGAGCCTTTCCTGAAACAGCACAAGGCGGTTTTAAATGGTAAAAGGGCTCAAAGATGAACCCCAACCGGTGAAAGCAACAACCACCGTGAGATGATTGTTGCTGAAGAAACACTGCCATAAACCGAAGAGGATTCGTTGATGAAGAACAAAACCCAGttataatcacaaaaaataaaacaccaacaaaattacaaaaaacaaataaaaacacacAGCAAATCAGCAGCAGTTGTAGTGGCAGAGGAGGGAGGAGAGAGGAGGCGGTGGTAGGAGGAAGCAAAAGGCAGCAGGAGCGGAGGCACGTGACGGAGCGTTTGAAACACGTGACAGTGAATGAGATCCACT
Coding sequences:
- the LOC133878149 gene encoding protochlorophyllide-dependent translocon component 52, chloroplastic-like; translated protein: MESLKASSNVPSVYIRTTVSKTQFRKPMFLNFHFNPSPSSSFSLVDKNQSKFKVFTSISSPVSTEPTNPPEPELETRSQGEKFDWYAQWYPLMPVCDLDKRAPHAKKVMGLDVVVWWDRNESAWKVFDDTCPHRLAPLSEGRIDQWGRLQCVYHGWCFNGSGDCKFIPQAPPDGPPVHTFKKACVAAYPSTVQHDIVWFWPNTDPQYKDILVERKPPYIPQLDDPSYTKLMGNRDIPYGYEVLIENLMDPAHVPYAHTGIMKTPQPKNRVKADREGGRPLELMVKRLDINGFNANQEWSLSKFIAPCVFYAYTNPSPNQTNGSASSSGTEKKMSVQRKFALIFICIPVSPGSSRLIWTFPRNFGIWIDKVVPRWMFHVGQNLILDSDLYLLHVEERKIMDAGPINWQKACFVPTKSDALVVGFRKWLNKYAGGQVDWRGRYSGALPQTPPKEQLMDRYRSHVLNCRSCSVAYKGLNVLEVVLQIVPIALIGIVAVAKQGAMSAAARTTMVSMAVICYASSRWLAHFIYKNFHFHDYNHAFR